The Alphaproteobacteria bacterium genome contains a region encoding:
- a CDS encoding sulfurtransferase, which translates to MRILAPAFRLFSLIAVLAFALAGPARAEDVTPLVSAGWLKQHLQDSDVLVLDIRSAIDGGGTEAYQKAHIPGAIHSDYDKAGWRVTRGGVPFMLPTLPELEKLIGELGIDEDTRVVVVPAGVHYTDFGAAARTYWTLKVTGVARVSILDGGFAAWSRDGNATESGPSKPSPKIFTASLNKALLAERGDVQKIEQAGGATLIDARPASFFTGKERAPAAKAYGHIPGAVNVDSARFYDSQTNRLKPQDQLAAIAAALPNGPAVTYCNTGHWAATDWFVLSELLGRKDVRLYYGSMVDWTSDPGRPLASARTKWDDLKKTLGLGS; encoded by the coding sequence ATGCGCATTCTTGCCCCGGCTTTCCGTCTCTTCAGCCTGATTGCCGTTTTGGCCTTCGCTCTCGCGGGGCCGGCACGCGCCGAGGACGTGACGCCGCTCGTCTCTGCCGGATGGCTCAAGCAGCATCTGCAGGACAGCGACGTACTGGTGCTCGATATCCGCTCGGCGATCGACGGCGGTGGCACCGAGGCCTACCAGAAGGCGCATATCCCGGGCGCGATCCACAGCGATTACGACAAGGCCGGCTGGCGCGTGACGCGCGGTGGCGTGCCGTTCATGCTGCCGACGCTGCCTGAACTCGAAAAACTGATCGGTGAACTTGGCATCGACGAGGACACGCGCGTCGTCGTGGTGCCGGCGGGCGTGCACTATACCGACTTCGGCGCGGCGGCGCGCACCTACTGGACCTTGAAGGTAACCGGTGTTGCCAGGGTCTCGATCCTGGACGGCGGCTTCGCGGCATGGAGCCGCGACGGTAACGCGACCGAATCCGGGCCGAGCAAGCCGTCGCCGAAAATCTTCACCGCATCGCTGAACAAGGCGCTGCTCGCCGAAAGGGGCGATGTGCAGAAGATCGAGCAGGCGGGTGGCGCCACGCTGATCGATGCACGTCCCGCGTCGTTTTTCACCGGCAAGGAGCGCGCTCCCGCCGCCAAGGCCTACGGTCACATTCCCGGCGCGGTCAACGTCGACAGCGCGAGGTTCTATGATTCGCAAACGAACCGGCTGAAGCCGCAAGATCAGCTTGCCGCAATCGCGGCAGCGCTCCCCAACGGCCCGGCGGTGACCTACTGCAACACCGGGCACTGGGCCGCCACCGACTGGTTCGTGCTCTCCGAACTGCTCGGCCGCAAGGATGTGCGCCTCTACTACGGCTCGATGGTGGACTGGACATCCGACCCCGGCCGTCCGCTTGCCTCCGCGCGCACCAAGTGGGATGACCTGAAGAAGACGCTCGGCTTAGGGTCCTGA
- a CDS encoding type II and III secretion system protein family protein, with protein sequence MKRTVTRAARVAAVLAACLGTALTARAGEPAAIPAPGSTIQVVGSDSTSRFVQLGIGKSVVIDLPRDVKDVLVAEPKYANAVIRSTRRAYLIGVAVGQTNIFFFDAEGRQIAGFDVAVTRDLNGVRAMLQKMLPNSDVRVDGVGDSVMLTGTVGSAAESQQAADVAAKLVGSVDKVVNNLSIRGRDQVMLKVTVAEVQRDIIKQLGIDLNGSFSYGSAVVNFNNTNPFNALGQPLVDGNGITGLFKNNVSATLRAMERAGVIRTLAEPNLTAISGESANFLAGGEFPIPAGYQCDPTSRICQLAIQFKKFGVGLNFTPVVLSEGRISLKVMTEVSELSNENSITLVQGSSTQVIPAIKTRRAETTVEIPSGGSLAMAGMIQEQTKQAISGFPGLMQIPVLGTLFKSRDYVNRQTELMVIVTPYIARSVARKDLSRPDDGFSDPSDPAAILLGRLNKIYGVPGNVAPASGYQGKYGFILD encoded by the coding sequence ATGAAGCGTACAGTGACACGGGCAGCGCGCGTCGCTGCGGTGCTCGCGGCTTGCCTCGGCACGGCGCTGACGGCGCGCGCCGGTGAGCCGGCCGCCATCCCCGCGCCGGGCAGCACGATCCAGGTTGTCGGCTCGGACTCGACCTCCCGTTTCGTGCAGCTCGGCATCGGCAAGTCGGTCGTCATCGACCTGCCGCGCGACGTCAAGGACGTGCTGGTGGCGGAGCCGAAATACGCCAACGCGGTGATCCGCTCGACGCGGCGCGCCTACCTGATCGGCGTCGCGGTCGGCCAGACCAATATCTTTTTCTTCGACGCCGAAGGACGGCAGATCGCCGGGTTCGACGTGGCGGTCACGCGCGACCTCAACGGCGTGCGCGCCATGCTGCAGAAGATGCTGCCGAACTCCGATGTGCGCGTCGACGGCGTGGGCGACAGCGTGATGCTCACCGGCACCGTTGGCAGCGCGGCCGAATCGCAGCAGGCGGCCGATGTTGCGGCGAAGCTCGTCGGCAGCGTCGACAAGGTGGTGAACAACCTTTCGATTCGCGGCCGCGACCAGGTGATGCTGAAAGTCACGGTCGCCGAAGTGCAGCGCGACATCATCAAGCAGCTCGGCATCGACCTCAACGGCAGCTTCAGCTACGGCAGCGCGGTCGTCAACTTCAACAACACCAACCCCTTCAATGCGCTGGGCCAGCCGCTCGTCGATGGCAACGGCATAACGGGCTTGTTCAAGAACAACGTGTCCGCGACGCTGCGCGCGATGGAGCGTGCGGGCGTGATCCGAACGCTGGCCGAACCGAACCTGACCGCGATTTCGGGCGAGAGCGCGAACTTCCTGGCCGGCGGCGAATTCCCGATCCCCGCCGGTTACCAGTGCGACCCGACTTCACGCATCTGCCAACTCGCCATTCAGTTCAAGAAGTTCGGCGTCGGTCTCAACTTCACGCCCGTCGTGCTGTCGGAAGGGCGCATCAGCCTGAAGGTGATGACCGAGGTCTCCGAGCTTTCGAACGAGAATTCGATCACCCTGGTTCAGGGATCGAGCACGCAGGTCATTCCGGCGATCAAGACCCGCCGCGCCGAGACCACGGTGGAAATTCCCTCCGGCGGTTCGCTCGCGATGGCGGGCATGATCCAGGAGCAGACCAAGCAGGCGATCAGCGGCTTTCCCGGCCTGATGCAGATTCCGGTGCTCGGCACGCTGTTCAAGAGCCGCGACTACGTCAACCGCCAGACCGAGTTGATGGTGATCGTGACGCCGTACATTGCGCGCTCGGTGGCACGCAAGGATCTGTCGCGGCCGGATGACGGCTTCTCCGACCCCTCCGATCCCGCCGCCATCCTGCTCGGCCGCCTGAACAAGATCTACGGCGTGCCCGGCAACGTGGCGCCGGCGTCCGGTTACCAGGGCAAATACGGCTTCATTCTCGACTGA
- a CDS encoding Lrp/AsnC family transcriptional regulator, whose amino-acid sequence MDAIDRKILGVLQQDASLSVAEVGNRVGLSSTPCWKRIQKLEAEGVIQKRVAVVDPDRVGLGVTVFVAIETGDHSEEWLGRFAEAVRAMPEVLEFYRMAGDVDYMLRVAVASIQDYDAFYKKLIAAIPLKNVTSRFAMERIKQTTALPIG is encoded by the coding sequence ATGGACGCTATCGACCGCAAAATTCTCGGCGTGCTGCAGCAGGACGCTTCCCTCTCGGTCGCCGAAGTCGGCAATCGCGTAGGGCTCTCGTCCACCCCCTGCTGGAAACGCATCCAGAAGCTCGAAGCCGAGGGCGTCATCCAGAAGCGCGTCGCGGTGGTCGATCCGGACCGCGTCGGCCTCGGCGTGACGGTGTTTGTCGCGATCGAGACCGGCGACCATTCGGAGGAATGGCTTGGCCGTTTCGCGGAAGCCGTGCGTGCGATGCCGGAGGTGCTGGAGTTCTACCGGATGGCCGGCGACGTCGACTACATGCTGCGCGTCGCGGTCGCGAGCATTCAGGACTACGACGCGTTCTACAAGAAGCTGATCGCCGCGATCCCGCTGAAAAACGTCACGTCGCGCTTCGCGATGGAGCGGATCAAGCAGACGACCGCGCTGCCGATCGGTTGA
- a CDS encoding DUF2235 domain-containing protein, which yields MATKRIVVCCDGTWNDSDQGTDYTNVSRLAWAIKPVDKNGNTQVVYYQSGVGTAGTAVSKVIGAATGAGLSRNLRDAYSFICTNYCEGDEIFLFGFSRGAYTARCIGGLIGFAGLIGKRDLDKFHALWKAYKEQDTQTLANFDTRKKDATIKCIGVWDTVGSVGIPDDFDKLGLFKKYYGFLNASLGTHIEHAFHALALDERRKNFVPTLWEQTEDGRKAGQKLKQVWFAGVHCDVGGGYEVHGTSDIPLAWMASEVSPYLDIDFEYLKLRRDLASKWALGAVHESFGPEWKALGEAARTPFTKDQTKTFEKLHASVADRIKGKGTGADGQPYASKVLKQSDFTSFNVDLSPLETGLKWADTDVKPGGVSGASIAAKAQKFFEGIPGWFGVTV from the coding sequence ATGGCGACGAAGCGCATTGTGGTGTGCTGCGACGGCACCTGGAACGACTCGGACCAGGGCACGGACTATACGAACGTCTCGCGGCTCGCCTGGGCGATCAAGCCGGTCGACAAGAATGGAAACACGCAGGTTGTGTACTATCAATCCGGTGTCGGCACGGCGGGCACCGCGGTCAGCAAGGTCATCGGCGCCGCCACCGGCGCGGGCCTGTCGCGCAACCTCCGCGATGCCTATTCGTTCATCTGCACCAATTATTGCGAAGGCGATGAGATCTTCCTTTTCGGATTTTCGCGCGGCGCCTATACGGCGCGGTGCATCGGCGGCCTCATCGGATTTGCCGGCCTGATCGGCAAGCGTGACCTCGATAAGTTCCACGCGCTGTGGAAGGCATACAAGGAACAGGACACCCAGACGCTCGCGAACTTCGACACGCGCAAGAAGGATGCGACGATCAAATGCATCGGCGTTTGGGACACGGTCGGTTCGGTCGGTATTCCGGATGACTTCGACAAGCTCGGATTGTTCAAGAAGTACTATGGCTTCTTGAATGCGAGCCTCGGCACCCACATCGAGCACGCCTTCCACGCGCTGGCGCTTGATGAGCGGCGCAAGAACTTCGTGCCCACGCTGTGGGAGCAGACGGAGGATGGAAGGAAGGCGGGCCAGAAGCTCAAGCAGGTCTGGTTCGCCGGCGTGCACTGCGATGTCGGCGGCGGCTATGAGGTGCACGGCACCTCCGACATTCCGCTCGCCTGGATGGCGAGCGAGGTATCGCCTTATCTCGACATCGACTTCGAATACCTGAAGCTGCGCCGCGATCTCGCGAGCAAATGGGCGCTCGGCGCGGTGCATGAGTCTTTTGGGCCCGAATGGAAGGCCTTGGGGGAAGCGGCGAGGACCCCGTTCACCAAGGACCAGACCAAGACGTTCGAGAAGCTCCACGCCAGCGTTGCGGATCGCATCAAGGGCAAGGGCACGGGCGCTGACGGCCAGCCCTATGCCAGCAAGGTGCTCAAGCAGAGCGACTTCACGAGTTTCAATGTCGACCTGTCGCCGCTGGAAACCGGCCTGAAGTGGGCCGACACAGACGTGAAACCGGGGGGAGTGTCTGGCGCAAGCATTGCGGCGAAAGCGCAGAAATTCTTCGAAGGCATCCCCGGGTGGTTCGGGGTCACGGTCTGA
- a CDS encoding TadE/TadG family type IV pilus assembly protein: MRPAHLVARARRLLHRFQHDKRGVSAVEFAMLLPLMITLYLGGVEVSSAIAVDRKVTLVARTLGDLVAQSTSVNATDMTNILNAASSVVQPFSSSLIKVTVSRVDVDGNGVAKVVWSKTKNGTARAANSTVTLPTALNTANTSLIWAESQYGYTPTIGYVITGTLQLHDQIYMRPRLSDTVACNAC, translated from the coding sequence ATGCGTCCAGCCCATCTTGTAGCGCGCGCACGGCGGCTGCTGCACCGCTTCCAGCACGACAAGCGTGGCGTCTCCGCTGTCGAGTTCGCCATGCTATTGCCGCTGATGATCACGCTCTATCTCGGGGGCGTCGAAGTCTCGTCGGCGATCGCGGTCGATCGAAAGGTCACGCTGGTTGCGCGCACCCTCGGCGATCTCGTGGCGCAGTCGACCAGCGTCAACGCGACCGACATGACCAACATCCTCAACGCGGCGAGCTCGGTCGTGCAACCCTTCTCGTCATCACTGATCAAGGTGACGGTCTCGCGCGTCGACGTCGACGGCAATGGCGTTGCCAAGGTTGTGTGGAGCAAGACCAAGAACGGCACCGCGCGCGCGGCGAATTCCACCGTCACGCTGCCGACGGCGCTCAATACCGCGAACACGTCGTTGATCTGGGCGGAATCGCAATACGGCTACACGCCGACCATCGGCTACGTCATCACCGGGACGTTGCAGTTGCACGACCAGATCTACATGCGGCCGCGGCTCTCCGACACCGTCGCCTGCAACGCGTGCTGA
- a CDS encoding YeeE/YedE family protein: protein MTTATIGTPSAELPRLDWLFLIAALLGTAVLVALVGLDGQPASAALIVLGFSLGVAFLKAEFSFTAAWRRFLVSGEAGGLIGALVLIAVAAVVIVPVASLVPGFGGAIAPIGPSLVIGAFVFGIGMQLANGCGSGTLYTAGGGSGRMLIALALFIVGSVIGSLHLPAFLALGGIDPILASTYFGAWGGLAVTLASIAAAAITIVAIARKRGANYRPHKSILIGGIVIGLLSIGVFLAGHHPWSVTFGFTVWGAKLAALAGFDFSHAEFWQWPGPKRALTESILSDTSSLTNLGMILGAMAAAAGTKPFARTAWPPARSLIAAAIGGLLMGWGARIGFGCNIGAFVGGVASGSLHGWIWFAAALGGCTIGIRLRPLFGLSRD from the coding sequence ATGACCACCGCGACTATTGGGACGCCGTCGGCCGAACTGCCGCGGCTCGACTGGCTATTCCTGATCGCGGCGCTGCTGGGCACCGCCGTGCTCGTCGCCCTGGTCGGACTCGACGGGCAGCCCGCGTCCGCCGCGCTGATCGTTCTGGGATTTTCGCTCGGTGTTGCGTTCCTGAAAGCCGAGTTCTCGTTCACGGCGGCCTGGCGCCGCTTTCTGGTGAGCGGCGAGGCGGGCGGCCTCATCGGTGCGCTCGTCCTCATCGCGGTCGCTGCCGTCGTCATCGTGCCGGTCGCCTCCCTGGTGCCCGGCTTCGGCGGCGCGATTGCGCCGATCGGGCCCTCGCTCGTGATCGGCGCCTTCGTGTTCGGCATCGGCATGCAGCTTGCGAACGGTTGCGGCTCCGGCACGCTTTACACCGCGGGCGGCGGCTCCGGCCGCATGCTGATCGCGCTCGCGCTGTTCATCGTCGGCAGCGTGATCGGCAGCCTGCATCTGCCGGCATTTCTGGCGCTCGGCGGAATCGATCCGATCCTTGCGTCGACTTACTTCGGCGCGTGGGGCGGGCTCGCCGTCACGCTGGCCAGCATCGCAGCCGCCGCGATCACCATCGTGGCGATCGCACGCAAGCGCGGTGCCAATTATCGCCCGCACAAGTCGATCCTGATCGGTGGCATCGTCATCGGCCTTCTCTCGATCGGCGTGTTCCTCGCCGGCCATCATCCCTGGAGCGTCACGTTCGGCTTCACGGTGTGGGGCGCAAAGCTTGCGGCACTCGCGGGCTTTGACTTCTCGCACGCCGAATTCTGGCAATGGCCGGGCCCGAAGCGCGCACTGACCGAATCCATCCTGTCCGACACCTCGAGCCTCACGAACCTGGGCATGATCCTCGGCGCGATGGCTGCGGCGGCCGGGACAAAGCCGTTCGCACGCACCGCCTGGCCGCCGGCGCGCTCGCTGATCGCGGCCGCCATCGGCGGACTGCTGATGGGGTGGGGCGCCCGCATCGGCTTCGGCTGCAACATCGGCGCCTTCGTGGGCGGCGTTGCGTCCGGCTCGCTGCACGGCTGGATCTGGTTTGCAGCGGCGCTTGGCGGCTGTACGATCGGCATCCGGCTGCGCCCGCTGTTCGGCCTCTCGCGCGACTAG
- the cpaB gene encoding Flp pilus assembly protein CpaB, which yields MKAARIVVLVVAVAAGGVAALLAGRGGDEPPPPAPVQTIKMDTVDILVARGDINLGQAVSAQELQWQQWPTQAASPAFVRRTEKPDAIEQLSGAIARSPFVAGEPIREAKLIKANGSGYMAAVLDKGMRAVSTEISPETGAGGFILPNDRVDVILSRRDREAEKAGAADTQVSETILSNIRILAIDQTLGEKDGQKVVIGKTTTLELSPRQAETLALSRQLGTLSLALRSLADAGETTLPNDDERAVGRRAGINTVRFGVSTMSTPK from the coding sequence ATGAAAGCCGCGCGTATCGTTGTCCTTGTGGTCGCGGTTGCCGCCGGCGGCGTTGCGGCATTGCTCGCCGGGCGCGGCGGCGACGAGCCGCCGCCTCCCGCACCCGTCCAGACCATCAAGATGGACACCGTCGACATTCTGGTCGCGCGCGGCGACATCAATCTCGGCCAGGCGGTCTCGGCGCAGGAGCTGCAGTGGCAGCAGTGGCCGACGCAGGCGGCAAGTCCGGCCTTCGTGCGCCGGACCGAGAAGCCCGACGCGATCGAGCAGCTTTCGGGCGCGATCGCCCGCTCTCCTTTTGTGGCGGGCGAGCCGATCCGCGAGGCAAAGCTCATCAAGGCGAACGGCTCGGGCTACATGGCCGCCGTGCTCGACAAGGGCATGCGCGCGGTCTCGACCGAAATTTCGCCGGAGACCGGCGCGGGCGGATTCATTCTCCCGAACGACCGGGTCGACGTGATTCTCTCGCGGCGCGATCGCGAAGCCGAGAAGGCCGGCGCCGCCGATACGCAGGTCAGCGAGACGATTCTCTCGAATATCCGCATCCTCGCGATCGACCAGACGCTGGGCGAGAAGGACGGGCAGAAGGTCGTGATCGGAAAGACCACAACGCTCGAGCTCTCCCCGCGCCAGGCCGAGACGCTGGCGCTCTCGCGCCAGCTCGGCACGCTTTCGCTGGCGCTGCGCAGCCTCGCGGACGCGGGCGAAACCACGCTTCCGAACGACGACGAACGTGCGGTGGGGCGCCGCGCAGGAATCAACACGGTGCGCTTCGGTGTCAGCACCATGTCGACGCCGAAATGA
- the nudC gene encoding NAD(+) diphosphatase, with the protein MSPRPDLGPKPLLGYTANHLARVAERRGDAAFLAAREQDPKAAAVAIGGELIVLKRSANGFDALFSPREVRALAPTAESVFLGVADNIGRFGIALDPEATKALKGREDLLVIDLRSIAVQGLVGPDQLAPLAEAKALLAWHARHRFCANCGAATNVSQAGWKRECPACKVEHFPRTDPVVIMLAVDGDRCLMGRAGRFVANMWSCLAGFVEPGESIEEAARRETLEEAGIVCGRVKYFASQPWPFPMSLMIGCHAQATSTEITVDREELEDARWFTRDEVVQMFRGEHPEQISIPPPIAIAHHIIRAWVESDDVFA; encoded by the coding sequence ATGTCCCCACGCCCCGATCTCGGGCCGAAGCCGTTGCTCGGCTACACCGCCAACCACCTTGCGCGCGTCGCGGAGCGGCGCGGCGATGCGGCGTTCCTGGCTGCCCGGGAGCAGGACCCGAAGGCCGCGGCGGTCGCGATCGGCGGCGAGCTGATCGTGCTCAAGCGGAGCGCGAACGGCTTCGATGCGCTGTTCAGTCCGCGCGAGGTGCGCGCGCTCGCACCGACGGCAGAAAGCGTGTTCCTCGGCGTCGCGGACAACATCGGGCGTTTCGGGATCGCGCTCGACCCGGAGGCCACCAAGGCGCTGAAAGGTCGCGAGGACCTGCTCGTCATCGACCTGCGCTCGATCGCCGTGCAGGGCCTGGTCGGGCCCGACCAGCTTGCGCCGCTCGCCGAAGCCAAAGCGCTGCTCGCCTGGCACGCGCGGCATCGCTTCTGCGCCAATTGCGGCGCGGCGACCAATGTCTCGCAGGCGGGCTGGAAGCGCGAATGTCCGGCCTGCAAGGTGGAGCATTTCCCGCGTACCGATCCGGTCGTGATCATGCTGGCGGTCGACGGCGACCGCTGCCTGATGGGCCGTGCGGGACGCTTCGTCGCCAACATGTGGTCGTGCCTCGCAGGCTTCGTCGAGCCCGGCGAGAGCATCGAGGAAGCCGCCCGGCGCGAGACGCTCGAGGAAGCCGGCATCGTGTGCGGGCGCGTGAAATACTTCGCCTCGCAGCCCTGGCCATTCCCGATGTCGCTGATGATCGGCTGCCACGCGCAGGCGACCTCGACCGAAATAACCGTGGACCGCGAGGAGCTCGAGGACGCGCGCTGGTTCACGCGCGACGAGGTGGTGCAGATGTTCCGCGGCGAGCATCCGGAGCAGATCTCGATCCCGCCGCCGATCGCGATCGCGCACCACATTATCCGCGCCTGGGTCGAGTCGGACGATGTCTTCGCCTGA
- a CDS encoding prepilin peptidase produces MVGDAVRLLLFPALMAFAASSDLLTMTISNRISLILVGGFFFLAVWSGMPLADIGMHVLAALAVLVVTFVFFARGWIGGGDAKLAAATALWFGFDQLLNYLTIASILGGLLTLLIMRFRLMPLPALLANQEWAKRLHRMDAGVPYGIALAIAALWVYSDTPFMKSLGM; encoded by the coding sequence ATGGTGGGTGACGCAGTCAGGTTGCTGTTGTTTCCGGCGCTGATGGCCTTTGCGGCCTCGAGCGACCTCCTCACCATGACCATCTCGAACCGGATCTCGCTGATCCTGGTCGGAGGCTTCTTTTTTCTCGCCGTGTGGTCGGGCATGCCGCTCGCCGACATCGGCATGCATGTGCTTGCCGCGCTCGCCGTTCTGGTCGTGACCTTCGTGTTCTTTGCCCGCGGCTGGATCGGCGGCGGCGATGCGAAGCTCGCAGCCGCGACCGCGCTGTGGTTCGGCTTCGATCAACTCCTCAACTATCTGACCATCGCGTCGATCCTCGGCGGCCTCCTGACGCTGCTGATCATGCGCTTCCGCCTGATGCCGCTCCCGGCCCTGCTCGCCAACCAGGAATGGGCGAAACGTCTGCACCGGATGGATGCAGGCGTTCCTTATGGCATCGCGCTCGCGATTGCGGCGCTCTGGGTTTATTCCGACACGCCGTTCATGAAATCGCTCGGCATGTAG
- a CDS encoding PfkB family carbohydrate kinase, giving the protein MSSPEPKHVLCSGIAVLDMVFRVPHFPRPDVKTQATAFETINGGNGANAAVAIAHLGARASFAGPLGGPTGVDTVGDAFLGLAANEKIDCSACPRVAGVLTSISAITIDTHGERAIANFRDERLSATLPDHADALVADADAVLADNRYPAYVREVLIAARKRGIPTVLDADEPRHDSDDLLSIASHVVFSAEGLRATAGTDSLGRGLVDLAKRVPSFLAVTDGRNDVLWLEDGELRQFPAFTVDVVDTLGAGDTFHGAFALMLAEGADIRTAVRFSAAAAALKCANGERAGILGAPSRAEVEAFLAKN; this is encoded by the coding sequence ATGTCTTCGCCTGAACCAAAGCACGTGTTGTGCTCCGGCATTGCGGTGCTCGACATGGTGTTCCGCGTGCCGCACTTTCCGCGGCCGGATGTGAAGACGCAGGCAACCGCGTTCGAGACGATCAACGGCGGAAACGGCGCGAACGCCGCGGTCGCGATTGCGCATCTCGGTGCGCGCGCCAGCTTCGCAGGCCCGCTCGGCGGCCCGACAGGCGTCGACACCGTCGGCGACGCGTTCCTGGGGCTGGCGGCGAACGAGAAGATCGACTGTTCGGCGTGTCCGCGTGTCGCGGGCGTCCTGACGTCGATCTCGGCCATCACCATCGACACGCACGGCGAGCGCGCGATTGCGAATTTTCGCGACGAGCGCCTTTCGGCGACCCTGCCGGACCACGCCGACGCGCTCGTGGCGGACGCCGACGCCGTTCTGGCCGACAACCGCTACCCGGCCTACGTGCGCGAGGTGCTGATCGCGGCGCGCAAGCGCGGCATACCGACCGTGCTCGACGCTGACGAGCCGCGTCACGACAGCGACGACTTGCTCAGCATCGCGTCGCATGTGGTGTTTTCGGCAGAGGGGCTGCGCGCCACCGCCGGCACCGACAGTCTCGGCCGCGGGCTGGTCGATCTTGCCAAGCGCGTGCCGTCGTTCCTCGCCGTGACGGACGGGCGCAACGATGTGCTGTGGCTCGAAGACGGCGAGTTGCGGCAATTTCCGGCGTTCACGGTCGATGTGGTCGACACGCTCGGCGCGGGCGACACGTTCCATGGGGCGTTCGCGCTGATGCTTGCCGAGGGCGCGGATATCCGCACCGCCGTGCGCTTTTCGGCCGCCGCAGCCGCGCTCAAATGCGCCAATGGCGAACGCGCCGGCATCCTCGGCGCGCCAAGCCGCGCCGAGGTCGAGGCGTTTCTGGCAAAGAACTAA
- a CDS encoding TadE/TadG family type IV pilus assembly protein, which translates to MLQAIRAAFAVRTARLPRANLFRFDTARRFARHDDGAAAVEFGMVAAPFLALMFAIMETALVFFAGQTLETAVADSARLIMTGQAQSQSFDAGQFKTQVCNKVGGLFDCAGGLYVDVKTYSSFGSVDNSTPVDVNGNLKTGTFGYSPGGPGDIVVVRLMYQWPVYASLLGFNLGNLAGNKRLLMATAAFRNEPYQ; encoded by the coding sequence ATGTTGCAGGCAATCCGTGCTGCGTTTGCCGTCCGAACCGCGCGGCTCCCGCGTGCGAACCTCTTTCGTTTCGATACCGCGCGCCGCTTCGCCCGTCACGACGACGGCGCGGCCGCGGTCGAATTCGGGATGGTCGCGGCCCCGTTCCTGGCACTGATGTTCGCGATCATGGAGACGGCGCTCGTCTTCTTCGCGGGCCAGACGCTGGAGACGGCGGTGGCCGACTCGGCGCGCCTGATCATGACCGGACAGGCGCAGTCGCAGAGCTTCGATGCCGGGCAATTCAAGACGCAGGTGTGCAACAAGGTCGGCGGGCTGTTCGACTGTGCGGGCGGGCTATACGTCGACGTGAAGACCTACTCGTCATTCGGCTCGGTCGACAATTCCACGCCGGTCGATGTCAACGGCAACCTCAAGACCGGCACCTTCGGCTATTCGCCCGGCGGCCCGGGCGACATCGTGGTGGTGCGGCTGATGTATCAGTGGCCGGTCTATGCCTCGTTGCTCGGGTTCAATCTGGGCAACCTGGCGGGCAACAAACGCCTCCTGATGGCGACCGCCGCGTTCCGCAACGAGCCCTATCAATGA
- a CDS encoding pilus assembly protein N-terminal domain-containing protein — MKATRARKTAAVLALILSIFLLPRIAGAAETVEVVLDQAALMKLPDKVSTVVVGNPMIADIAIQSGGLMVVTGKGFGSTNLIALDRAGAVLMERSIVVSGPRGNDTVQVFRGVQRETFSCTPNCERRITLGDSADFFSAIQTQAETRNGAAASGGAAAAKAPAR, encoded by the coding sequence ATGAAGGCGACTCGCGCCCGCAAGACCGCCGCGGTCCTGGCCCTGATCCTGTCGATATTCCTTCTGCCGCGCATCGCCGGCGCCGCCGAGACGGTCGAGGTCGTGCTCGACCAGGCCGCGCTGATGAAACTGCCCGACAAGGTTTCGACCGTCGTGGTCGGCAATCCGATGATTGCCGACATCGCGATTCAGTCCGGCGGGCTGATGGTCGTGACCGGCAAGGGCTTCGGCTCGACCAATCTCATCGCGCTCGATCGCGCAGGCGCAGTGCTGATGGAGCGTTCGATTGTGGTGAGCGGGCCGCGCGGCAACGACACCGTGCAGGTCTTTCGCGGGGTTCAGCGCGAAACCTTCAGCTGCACGCCGAACTGCGAGCGCCGCATCACGCTTGGCGATTCCGCCGACTTCTTCTCGGCCATCCAAACGCAAGCCGAAACACGCAACGGCGCGGCGGCGAGCGGCGGGGCGGCTGCCGCCAAGGCGCCGGCACGGTAG
- a CDS encoding Flp family type IVb pilin yields the protein MATLKSFLRDESGATAIEYGLIAAGISVAIIVTVQGLGTKLTNVFTNVTTALN from the coding sequence ATGGCCACCCTCAAGTCCTTCCTTCGCGACGAGTCCGGCGCAACCGCAATCGAATACGGCCTGATCGCAGCCGGTATCTCGGTCGCCATCATTGTGACCGTGCAAGGTCTCGGCACCAAGCTGACCAACGTCTTCACCAACGTCACGACCGCCCTCAACTGA
- a CDS encoding Flp family type IVb pilin, with translation MKTLKRFAKDESGATAIEYGLIAAGISVAIITVVQGLGTKLNTTFTNITTKLN, from the coding sequence ATGAAGACCCTTAAGCGCTTTGCCAAGGACGAGTCGGGCGCGACGGCCATCGAATACGGCCTGATCGCCGCCGGCATCTCTGTCGCGATCATCACGGTCGTGCAGGGCCTCGGCACCAAGCTCAACACCACCTTCACCAACATCACGACCAAGCTGAACTAA